One genomic window of Candidatus Pseudobacter hemicellulosilyticus includes the following:
- a CDS encoding phytoene/squalene synthase family protein: MMSLFHQISQHCSRHTTEVYSTSFASAIKLLHQELRQPVFNIYGFVRLADEIVDTFHGYDKPKLMARFREDTWLAIRDGISLNPVLHSFQQTVNRYGIAPALIEAFFTSMEMDLHKQYYSDEQYRQYIYGSAEVVGLMCLTVFCEGDQEQYARLQPHAQSLGAAFQKVNFLRDMKADAQQLQRIYFPGVDLHQLRPADKEAIEQDIEADFTHAFEGILQLPWKARFGVYVAYKYYYSLFNKIRRTEAARILEERIRIPNFYKWLILLRAGVKNQLRMI, from the coding sequence ATGATGTCTCTGTTTCACCAGATCAGTCAGCATTGCAGCAGGCATACCACGGAGGTATACAGTACTTCCTTTGCGTCTGCCATCAAGTTACTGCACCAGGAACTGCGTCAGCCGGTATTCAATATCTATGGCTTTGTCCGGTTGGCGGACGAGATAGTGGATACCTTTCACGGGTACGATAAGCCGAAGCTGATGGCGCGTTTCCGGGAAGATACCTGGCTGGCCATCCGGGATGGGATCAGTCTTAACCCCGTACTCCACAGTTTCCAGCAGACTGTGAACCGTTATGGTATAGCCCCTGCGCTGATAGAAGCTTTTTTTACCAGCATGGAAATGGACCTGCATAAGCAGTATTACAGTGATGAGCAATACCGGCAATATATCTATGGCAGTGCGGAAGTGGTGGGGCTGATGTGCCTGACCGTTTTCTGTGAAGGGGACCAGGAGCAGTATGCCCGCTTGCAGCCGCATGCCCAATCGCTGGGCGCCGCTTTCCAGAAAGTCAATTTTCTCCGGGATATGAAAGCAGACGCCCAGCAGCTGCAGCGCATCTATTTTCCCGGGGTGGACCTGCACCAGTTGCGTCCGGCCGATAAGGAAGCCATTGAGCAGGATATTGAAGCCGATTTCACCCATGCCTTCGAGGGCATCCTGCAATTGCCCTGGAAAGCGCGTTTTGGGGTATATGTTGCCTACAAGTATTATTATTCCCTCTTCAACAAGATCCGGCGCACCGAAGCGGCCAGGATACTGGAAGAGCGGATCCGGATACCCAATTTTTATAAATGGCTGATCCTGCTGCGGGCAGGCGTGAAGAACCAGTTGCGGATGATCTGA
- a CDS encoding RNA polymerase sigma factor: MSTIEFNQMLVNNAEFLKPFAITLTRDQEAAKDLFQETLYRALANKEKYNVGTNIKAWLYTIMRNIFINNYRRKVKQNVIFDSTPNDFLINQSQAITANAAEGNLRLKDIQFAIHNLPEIFRNPFLLYFDGFKYHEIADMLDEPLGTIKSRIHFARKLLKTQIHRF, encoded by the coding sequence ATGTCGACGATTGAATTTAACCAAATGCTGGTGAACAATGCGGAGTTCCTCAAACCCTTCGCCATTACGCTCACCAGAGATCAAGAAGCGGCTAAAGACTTGTTCCAGGAGACCCTGTACAGGGCTTTGGCTAATAAGGAAAAATATAACGTAGGGACGAACATTAAGGCCTGGCTGTATACGATCATGCGAAATATTTTCATCAATAATTATCGCAGGAAAGTAAAACAGAATGTCATTTTCGATAGTACGCCCAACGATTTTCTCATCAACCAGAGCCAGGCCATCACGGCTAACGCAGCAGAAGGTAACCTGCGGTTGAAAGATATCCAGTTCGCTATCCATAACCTGCCCGAGATCTTCAGGAACCCGTTCCTGCTGTATTTTGACGGGTTCAAATACCATGAGATCGCTGACATGCTGGATGAGCCCCTGGGTACCATCAAGAGCCGGATCCACTTTGCACGGAAATTATTGAAAACGCAGATCCATCGTTTCTAA
- the idi gene encoding isopentenyl-diphosphate Delta-isomerase produces MNLQEVILVNERDEPIGTMEKMEAHRKALLHRAFSVFIFNREGEMLLQQRALDKYHSGGLWTNACCSHPAPGEATSQAAARRLQEELGFTTSLEPVFTFTYRTDFDNGLIEHEYDHVFTGLYNGVIRPNAAEVMAWRYSSLEAISKGLQEQPDTYTSWFHIAFPRVAQWIRQHGPVKENQ; encoded by the coding sequence ATGAATCTCCAGGAAGTGATACTGGTCAATGAGCGCGATGAACCCATCGGGACGATGGAAAAAATGGAAGCTCACCGCAAAGCCCTGCTGCACCGGGCATTCAGCGTATTCATCTTCAACCGGGAAGGGGAGATGCTGCTACAGCAACGGGCGCTGGACAAATACCATAGCGGCGGGCTCTGGACCAATGCCTGCTGCAGCCATCCTGCCCCCGGCGAAGCTACTTCACAGGCAGCGGCCAGGCGGTTACAGGAAGAACTGGGTTTTACCACTTCGCTGGAGCCCGTCTTCACCTTCACCTATCGCACGGATTTTGACAATGGGTTAATAGAACACGAATATGATCATGTCTTCACCGGTCTGTACAATGGCGTCATCCGGCCTAATGCGGCGGAAGTGATGGCCTGGCGATATAGCTCCCTGGAAGCCATCAGCAAGGGGTTGCAGGAGCAGCCGGACACCTATACTTCCTGGTTCCATATCGCTTTCCCCCGGGTAGCGCAATGGATCCGGCAGCACGGGCCAGTGAAGGAAAACCAATAA
- a CDS encoding T9SS type A sorting domain-containing protein gives MLPYTGYFMYGANGGWYGNSWDDKAVADIAAGNPAKNVNGVGVKTFRPTLPEDFIDWWGYNIRIAEFTHYATLGTSEHTVFVHKPVAHHRDNSTYGGCADQSVLWANMYEPIWDGGANGTPVNENNYYALYIYKLVTTYKQWVKFWEILNEPDYDGVGYSYLTRGTPGNWWENAPVPCHLPNMKAPIYHYIRLLRISYEVIKSIDPGAYVTTGGLGYPSFLDAIMRYTDNPNNGVVTSEYPLMGGAYFDVCSFHSYPMYALASWSDAAGGFVRRRHSDAAIVEYVKQKNTMDSVMMVHGYDGQQYPKKGFICTESNIPRKPLEDMIGSDEAQINFIIKTLVASQEHDVWQYYMYMLGDTKDYASSTDHYETMGLYGVLEGKGPLTNNGAYLQQYNNEGYAFKSTSDILFRHRFDAARTAALQLPANIDGAAFRDQDGKFTYVLWAKTTTDQVETVFATYDFPASANATPLMERRTWNFSQTKAVSNVSSTAVQLGGTPIFLTEILNQLPLDDEPTPPVGVDPVRELDLALYPNPTSSTAALRFSLRNATRIRVTIHSADGKLVAVPIPGRSYDRGTHLVPLSATEQLPSGVYFCRFETENKEPMIRKLVITR, from the coding sequence GTGTTACCCTACACAGGTTATTTCATGTACGGAGCCAATGGCGGCTGGTACGGCAACTCCTGGGATGATAAAGCAGTGGCCGATATTGCCGCGGGCAATCCGGCCAAGAATGTTAACGGCGTTGGCGTTAAGACCTTTCGCCCAACACTGCCGGAAGATTTCATAGACTGGTGGGGCTACAATATCCGCATTGCAGAATTTACTCATTACGCAACCCTTGGCACCAGCGAACACACTGTTTTTGTCCATAAGCCGGTAGCGCACCATAGGGATAACAGCACTTATGGCGGCTGTGCCGACCAGTCTGTTCTCTGGGCCAATATGTACGAACCAATCTGGGATGGCGGCGCCAACGGCACGCCCGTGAATGAGAATAACTACTACGCACTCTATATCTACAAGCTGGTTACCACATACAAACAATGGGTTAAGTTCTGGGAGATCCTTAATGAACCAGACTATGATGGTGTAGGCTATTCCTACCTGACCAGGGGTACTCCCGGCAACTGGTGGGAGAACGCCCCCGTGCCCTGCCATCTCCCCAATATGAAAGCGCCCATTTATCATTATATCCGCCTGCTGCGTATCAGCTATGAAGTGATCAAGTCCATAGATCCTGGGGCTTATGTCACTACTGGTGGCCTGGGCTATCCCAGTTTCCTGGATGCCATCATGCGTTATACAGATAATCCCAATAACGGCGTGGTTACTTCGGAGTATCCCCTGATGGGCGGCGCTTACTTCGACGTCTGTAGTTTTCACAGCTATCCCATGTACGCCCTGGCCTCCTGGAGTGATGCCGCAGGTGGTTTTGTGAGAAGAAGGCATTCGGACGCCGCCATCGTGGAATATGTGAAGCAGAAGAATACGATGGACAGTGTGATGATGGTGCATGGCTATGATGGGCAGCAGTATCCCAAAAAAGGGTTTATCTGTACCGAAAGCAATATCCCCCGCAAACCGCTGGAAGATATGATCGGATCAGACGAGGCCCAGATCAATTTCATCATCAAGACGCTGGTGGCCAGCCAGGAGCATGATGTCTGGCAGTACTATATGTATATGCTGGGCGATACCAAAGATTATGCTTCCTCTACTGATCACTATGAGACCATGGGGTTGTATGGCGTGCTGGAAGGAAAGGGGCCGCTGACCAATAATGGCGCTTACCTCCAGCAATACAATAATGAAGGGTATGCGTTTAAATCCACCTCGGATATCCTGTTCAGGCATCGATTTGATGCTGCACGGACAGCTGCCCTGCAACTGCCTGCCAATATTGACGGCGCTGCCTTCCGGGACCAGGATGGTAAGTTCACCTATGTGCTCTGGGCCAAGACCACCACGGACCAGGTGGAAACGGTATTCGCCACCTACGATTTTCCTGCCAGCGCCAATGCAACGCCGCTGATGGAAAGAAGGACCTGGAACTTCTCACAGACCAAAGCGGTCAGCAATGTTAGCTCTACCGCTGTGCAATTGGGCGGTACGCCCATTTTCCTGACGGAGATTCTGAACCAATTACCACTGGATGATGAGCCCACGCCTCCTGTAGGCGTTGACCCCGTCCGTGAATTGGACCTCGCTTTATATCCAAATCCGACAAGCAGCACAGCTGCACTGCGGTTTTCCCTGAGAAATGCCACACGCATCAGGGTAACTATCCACAGTGCTGATGGCAAACTGGTAGCTGTGCCTATCCCCGGGAGGTCGTACGACAGGGGCACCCATCTTGTGCCCCTGTCCGCAACGGAGCAATTGCCTTCCGGTGTCTACTTCTGCCGTTTTGAAACGGAGAACAAAGAGCCGATGATCAGAAAGCTGGTCATCACTCGCTGA
- a CDS encoding MerR family transcriptional regulator: protein MNAFTIKELASLSGIKAHTIRIWEQRYSFLKPRRTDTNIRYYSTDELKAVLNIALLNKYGYKISHIDKMSGEEMRQRVMTLVHVEAQQERRVNELLQYMVELDMHAFEGVLNEAIHTHGIDTAIRQLVFPFLEKIGILWLANQINPAQEHLVSNVIRQKLIAGIESLIPPKSSPAKAVLFLPEGEYHELGLLYAYYMFRRKGVQVLYLGASVPVNDMDFLLDIQKPDFVYTHLTGVTGNFNLDKFLQQAVLRLHQTPLVISGQMARDCDPHEYSNLVVINSMDELQQFISTRC from the coding sequence TTGAATGCTTTCACCATAAAAGAACTGGCCAGCCTCTCCGGCATCAAGGCGCATACCATCCGGATCTGGGAGCAGCGGTATTCATTCCTGAAGCCCAGGAGAACGGATACCAATATACGCTATTACAGTACGGATGAGCTGAAAGCTGTGCTGAACATCGCCCTGCTCAATAAGTATGGGTACAAGATCTCGCATATTGACAAAATGAGCGGGGAAGAGATGCGTCAGCGGGTGATGACCCTGGTGCATGTGGAAGCCCAGCAGGAGCGCCGCGTCAATGAACTGCTGCAGTATATGGTGGAGCTGGACATGCATGCTTTTGAGGGGGTATTGAATGAAGCGATCCATACGCATGGTATTGATACGGCTATCCGCCAGCTGGTCTTTCCTTTCCTGGAAAAGATCGGCATCCTCTGGCTGGCCAACCAGATAAACCCGGCCCAGGAGCACCTGGTCAGCAACGTGATCCGGCAGAAGCTCATAGCGGGCATCGAAAGCCTTATTCCCCCCAAGAGCAGTCCCGCCAAAGCCGTTCTTTTCCTGCCCGAAGGGGAGTATCATGAACTGGGACTGCTGTATGCTTATTATATGTTCAGGCGAAAAGGTGTGCAGGTCCTTTACCTGGGCGCCAGCGTCCCCGTGAATGATATGGACTTCCTCCTGGATATCCAGAAACCGGATTTTGTATATACCCACCTGACCGGTGTGACCGGCAATTTCAACCTCGATAAGTTCCTGCAGCAGGCAGTCCTGCGTTTGCACCAGACCCCACTGGTGATCTCTGGCCAGATGGCCCGCGACTGCGACCCCCACGAGTATAGTAACCTGGTAGTAATCAATTCAATGGATGAATTACAGCAATTCATTTCCACCCGCTGCTAA
- the crtI gene encoding phytoene desaturase family protein, translating to MAKKLIVIGSGFAGLSAASFMARAGWEVTVVEKQDGPGGRARQLEAAGFRFDMGPSWYWMPDVFERYFAAFGKKVSDYYRLQRLDPSYRVYWQEGFSDIPASLPAFKAMLEQWEPGAARRLDTFLEEAHYKYRTGMQKLVFKPGRSLTEFLDWSVIKGVFRLDLLGSMKAHIHQHFRHPRIRQLLEFPILFLGALPENTPALYSLMNYADIVGGTWYPEGGMYSVVTGMYTLARELGVQFRFNEEVTAIHLEDAKAREVQTTQGRYPADVVIGGADYHFIETSLLPPSHRSYSTAYWEQRLMAPSCLLYYVGLNKKLPGIRHHMLFFDSPFDLHAQEIYTSKEWPSNPLFYVSAPSVTDPAVAPAGQENLFFLIPVAAGLTGDDEALRERYFQDILHRFEQRIGLPVADAIVYRKSFAVSDFVHEYNSFKGNAYGLANTLRQTALLKPSCRSRKISNLFYTGQLTVPGPGVPPSLISGEVVAGQVLKHFKD from the coding sequence GTGGCAAAAAAACTGATCGTCATCGGAAGCGGGTTTGCAGGTCTTTCCGCCGCCTCATTCATGGCCCGTGCCGGCTGGGAAGTGACCGTAGTGGAAAAGCAGGACGGCCCCGGCGGCCGCGCCCGTCAGCTGGAAGCCGCCGGTTTCCGTTTTGATATGGGGCCAAGCTGGTACTGGATGCCTGATGTGTTTGAACGATATTTTGCCGCTTTTGGTAAAAAAGTAAGTGATTATTACCGCCTGCAACGCCTGGACCCTTCCTACCGGGTGTACTGGCAGGAAGGTTTTTCTGATATCCCCGCCAGTTTGCCCGCCTTTAAAGCCATGCTGGAGCAATGGGAGCCAGGGGCCGCCCGGCGCCTGGATACATTCCTGGAAGAAGCCCACTATAAATACCGGACCGGTATGCAGAAACTGGTGTTCAAACCAGGCCGTTCCCTTACGGAATTCCTGGACTGGTCCGTGATCAAAGGCGTTTTCCGGCTGGACCTCCTGGGCTCTATGAAAGCGCATATCCACCAGCATTTCCGGCATCCCCGCATCCGCCAGCTGCTGGAATTCCCCATCCTCTTCCTGGGCGCCCTGCCGGAGAATACGCCGGCGCTGTACAGCCTGATGAACTATGCTGATATTGTTGGGGGGACCTGGTACCCTGAAGGCGGCATGTACAGTGTGGTAACGGGGATGTATACCCTCGCCAGAGAATTGGGTGTGCAGTTCCGGTTCAATGAAGAAGTGACGGCCATCCACCTGGAGGATGCCAAAGCCCGGGAAGTACAAACAACGCAGGGGCGTTACCCGGCCGATGTTGTGATCGGTGGCGCGGATTATCATTTTATTGAGACCAGCCTGCTGCCCCCCAGCCACCGCAGCTATTCCACTGCCTATTGGGAGCAACGCCTCATGGCGCCCAGCTGCCTGCTGTATTATGTGGGGCTGAATAAAAAACTGCCGGGTATCCGGCACCATATGCTTTTTTTTGATTCCCCTTTTGATCTCCATGCGCAGGAGATCTATACCAGTAAGGAATGGCCTTCCAACCCCCTATTCTATGTAAGCGCCCCCTCTGTGACGGATCCTGCTGTAGCGCCGGCAGGACAGGAGAACCTGTTCTTCCTGATCCCTGTGGCGGCCGGTCTGACCGGCGACGATGAAGCGCTGCGGGAGCGCTATTTCCAGGATATACTCCACCGTTTTGAGCAGCGGATCGGACTGCCTGTGGCTGATGCTATTGTTTACCGGAAATCCTTCGCGGTGTCTGATTTCGTACATGAATATAATTCGTTCAAGGGAAATGCTTACGGTCTGGCCAATACGCTCCGGCAGACAGCCCTCCTGAAACCCTCCTGCCGCAGCAGGAAGATCAGCAACCTGTTCTATACCGGTCAGCTGACGGTGCCGGGTCCTGGTGTGCCGCCCAGTCTCATCAGTGGGGAAGTAGTGGCCGGACAAGTGTTGAAGCATTTTAAGGACTAA
- a CDS encoding beta-carotene hydroxylase, with amino-acid sequence MFWLAYTGIVVGTFLLMEGVTWCTHKFVMHGFLWYLHKDHHQPEPGFFEKNDAFFVIFAIPSFLCILFGTLQEKYWLQAIGFGIMAYGAAYFLVHDVIIHQRFKWFSRSNSLYVRTIRWAHKMHHKHLDKEEGESFGMLYVHRKYWQKIRKDRKMQQLQKS; translated from the coding sequence ATGTTCTGGTTGGCATATACAGGAATAGTAGTGGGCACCTTCCTCCTGATGGAAGGAGTAACCTGGTGTACCCATAAATTTGTGATGCATGGCTTTCTCTGGTACCTGCACAAAGACCATCACCAGCCGGAGCCGGGCTTCTTTGAAAAGAATGACGCCTTCTTCGTAATCTTTGCTATCCCCAGTTTCCTGTGCATCCTCTTTGGCACCCTCCAGGAAAAATACTGGCTGCAGGCTATCGGTTTTGGCATCATGGCCTATGGCGCCGCTTATTTCCTGGTGCATGATGTCATCATCCACCAGCGCTTCAAATGGTTCTCCCGATCCAACAGTTTGTATGTGCGGACCATCCGCTGGGCGCATAAGATGCACCATAAACACCTGGACAAGGAAGAGGGCGAATCCTTCGGTATGTTGTATGTACACCGTAAATACTGGCAGAAGATCCGGAAAGACCGGAAAATGCAGCAACTCCAAAAGTCCTGA
- a CDS encoding lycopene cyclase family protein, with product MPQNDRTWCFWEKDAGFFDAIVYRQWDQLAVHGPGYSAVQPIAPYSYKMIRGDDFYQYCAKAIRQSPQVDCHWGEVVRQESLPDGAALFLDNGQIFQGRYLFNSILTGMPVLATNELYLLQHFKGQVIETAAPVFDPETATLMDFRVPQPDFTAFVYVMPFSATKALVEYTVFSEQLLQPADYVEALQRYIQQNIGQPYIVKEEEFGVIPMTNHRFPEREGNIIYIGSAGGQTKASSGYTFQFIQKQCDALLAALLAHGDPLAAKTSTPARFRFYDSVLLRVLARRSFPGQLLFTQLFQHNQLRDVLQFLDNETSIFQDLRIITVLPKRIFLKAAWEQAFCRSGL from the coding sequence ATTCCGCAAAATGACCGGACCTGGTGCTTCTGGGAAAAGGACGCCGGTTTTTTTGACGCCATTGTTTACAGGCAATGGGACCAGCTGGCGGTACATGGGCCGGGGTACAGTGCTGTGCAGCCCATTGCACCCTATTCCTATAAAATGATCCGGGGAGATGACTTTTATCAATATTGTGCTAAGGCCATCCGGCAATCGCCGCAGGTGGATTGCCACTGGGGTGAAGTGGTCCGGCAGGAGTCCTTGCCCGATGGCGCAGCGCTGTTTCTTGACAATGGTCAAATTTTTCAGGGTCGCTACCTCTTCAACAGTATATTGACCGGTATGCCGGTACTGGCTACAAATGAGCTGTACCTGTTGCAGCATTTCAAGGGGCAGGTGATTGAAACGGCCGCACCCGTCTTTGACCCGGAAACCGCTACCCTTATGGATTTCCGCGTGCCGCAGCCCGATTTTACGGCCTTTGTGTATGTAATGCCTTTCTCCGCCACAAAGGCGTTGGTGGAGTATACGGTCTTTTCTGAGCAGTTGTTGCAGCCTGCTGATTATGTTGAAGCGCTGCAACGATACATTCAACAGAACATCGGCCAGCCCTATATTGTAAAGGAAGAAGAATTCGGCGTCATCCCCATGACCAATCACCGGTTTCCGGAAAGAGAAGGTAATATTATATATATCGGCAGTGCCGGTGGTCAGACCAAAGCGTCCAGCGGTTATACTTTTCAATTCATTCAGAAACAGTGTGATGCCCTGCTGGCGGCGCTTCTGGCCCATGGAGATCCCCTGGCTGCAAAGACCAGTACTCCTGCCCGCTTCCGTTTTTATGATAGCGTACTGCTGCGCGTTCTTGCCCGGCGCAGCTTTCCGGGACAGCTGCTTTTTACGCAGCTCTTCCAGCATAATCAGCTCAGGGATGTACTTCAATTCCTTGACAATGAAACCTCCATCTTCCAGGACCTGCGCATTATTACAGTCTTGCCAAAACGCATTTTCCTGAAAGCCGCATGGGAACAGGCTTTTTGCCGATCAGGATTGTAG
- the kdpA gene encoding potassium-transporting ATPase subunit KdpA: protein MNTELNGVILTFLAAVLLALPLGRYIARVFSGGRTITDFMNPMERFIFRICAIDPNRKMNWKEFLQALLTINSLWFVYAFFMLVFQGNLPLNPDGNPGQSPDLAFNSAISFLVNCDLQHYSGESGATYLTQLFVFNFLMFVSAATGLTAAIGVFNGLKEKTTNNFGNFWSIFTRTMTRVLLPLSLVMAVLLVFNGTPAGFEGKDSIVNLQGDSVQVSRGPAAGMIAIKHLGTNGGGYFGVNSAHPLENPNYFTNMLEMVAQLLLPLAMIFALGFYINRRKFAWVIFGIMTLGTLCLLIPTVAWEMNGNPALAQLGLAQPTGAMEGKEVRFGPAASGFWSIITTVISTGSVNGMHDSSMPLSGMMQLLAMMINAFYGGCGVGILNYLIYLIIAVFISGLMVGRTPEFMGHKVEAREVKIAALVTLLSAVLIKGGTALAAYFVAHHPQMDWAVQPGNWLNNPGYHGFSEMLYEFTSANANNGSGFEGLGDNNIFWNVSTGLVLLLSRFLPIIGPVAIVGLLANKKYIPPAAGTLRTDSMTFGMMTFAVIIIINALSFFPALALGPLAEYFSMH, encoded by the coding sequence ATGAATACAGAACTGAACGGTGTTATCCTGACCTTTCTCGCCGCCGTGCTGCTGGCCCTGCCACTGGGCCGGTATATAGCCCGTGTGTTCAGCGGAGGGCGGACCATCACTGATTTCATGAACCCCATGGAACGTTTTATTTTCCGGATCTGCGCTATTGACCCCAACCGGAAAATGAACTGGAAAGAATTCCTGCAGGCCCTGCTGACCATCAACAGCCTATGGTTCGTCTATGCTTTTTTTATGCTGGTCTTCCAGGGAAACCTGCCGCTCAACCCGGACGGCAACCCGGGCCAGAGCCCCGACCTGGCCTTCAACAGCGCCATCAGTTTCCTGGTCAACTGTGATCTGCAGCACTATTCCGGTGAATCCGGCGCCACTTATCTCACTCAACTCTTTGTTTTCAACTTCCTGATGTTTGTCAGCGCTGCTACAGGCCTCACTGCCGCTATCGGCGTTTTCAATGGGTTGAAAGAAAAGACCACTAATAACTTTGGTAATTTCTGGAGCATTTTTACCCGCACCATGACCCGTGTGTTATTGCCGCTCAGCCTGGTCATGGCTGTACTGCTGGTATTCAACGGGACTCCTGCCGGCTTTGAAGGGAAAGACAGCATCGTAAACTTGCAGGGTGATTCCGTGCAGGTATCCCGCGGCCCTGCTGCCGGGATGATCGCTATCAAACACCTGGGCACTAACGGTGGCGGCTACTTTGGCGTCAACTCCGCCCACCCACTGGAGAACCCCAACTATTTCACCAATATGCTGGAAATGGTAGCGCAGCTGCTATTACCGCTGGCCATGATCTTTGCGCTGGGCTTCTATATCAACCGCCGCAAATTTGCCTGGGTGATCTTTGGCATCATGACCCTCGGCACGCTTTGCCTGCTGATCCCCACAGTAGCCTGGGAAATGAATGGTAACCCTGCCCTTGCCCAACTGGGCCTGGCACAGCCCACCGGTGCTATGGAAGGGAAAGAGGTGCGCTTTGGCCCCGCGGCTTCCGGTTTCTGGAGCATCATCACCACCGTGATCTCTACGGGTTCTGTGAATGGGATGCATGACAGCTCCATGCCGCTCTCAGGTATGATGCAGCTGCTGGCCATGATGATCAACGCCTTTTATGGCGGCTGTGGCGTAGGCATCCTCAACTACCTGATCTACCTCATTATTGCCGTCTTCATCTCAGGACTGATGGTGGGGCGTACGCCTGAGTTCATGGGCCATAAAGTGGAAGCACGGGAAGTAAAAATAGCGGCGCTGGTGACCCTGTTATCGGCGGTCCTTATCAAGGGCGGAACCGCGCTGGCCGCTTATTTTGTAGCGCACCACCCGCAGATGGACTGGGCAGTTCAGCCAGGCAACTGGCTCAACAATCCCGGTTACCACGGCTTCTCGGAAATGCTGTACGAGTTCACCTCGGCCAATGCCAATAACGGCAGCGGTTTTGAAGGACTGGGCGATAACAATATCTTCTGGAATGTCAGTACCGGTCTTGTACTGTTGCTGTCCCGCTTCCTGCCCATCATTGGCCCTGTTGCCATTGTGGGGCTGCTGGCCAACAAGAAATATATACCACCGGCGGCAGGTACCCTGCGCACCGATTCCATGACCTTCGGCATGATGACCTTTGCCGTGATCATCATCATCAATGCCCTCTCTTTTTTCCCCGCACTGGCATTAGGTCCCCTGGCCGAATATTTCAGTATGCACTAA
- a CDS encoding sigma-54 dependent transcriptional regulator, with protein MGATILLVDDEDKLRGLLKRIISLEGYTVLEAASLNAGLQVLETNAVDVLLCDVKLPDGSGLDFVPLVRRRFPATEVILLTAYGNIPDGVQAMKHGAFDYITKGDDNDRILPLLSRALEKIRLQQRVARLEQQVDKRYGFSAILGQSPVIRNAVTLAQKVAPADTTVLLLGPTGSGKEVFAQAIHYGSKRADKPFLPLNCSAFSKELLESELFGHKAGAFTSAVKDKKGLIEEAHTGTLFLDEIGEMPLELQSKLLRVLETNEFIKVGDTRPTRVNVRIIAATNRNLQQEAEQGRFREDLFYRLNVFTIPLPALKERPEDIPLLADYYLQVFARKGDRRIDRLSPAFIQALQRHSWKGNVRELKNVLERAVLLAAGPELQVDDLPLELQTASTTAAPGSTAALSAFSLASMEKLHIQRVLNHTNGNKTEAARLLEIGLTTLYRKVEEYGLGTKD; from the coding sequence ATGGGAGCTACTATTTTGTTAGTGGATGATGAAGACAAGTTACGCGGGCTGCTGAAACGGATCATCAGCCTGGAGGGCTATACTGTGCTGGAAGCCGCCAGCCTGAATGCTGGTCTCCAGGTGCTGGAAACAAATGCCGTGGATGTCCTGCTCTGCGATGTCAAACTGCCCGATGGCAGCGGGCTGGATTTTGTTCCTCTTGTCCGCCGTCGTTTCCCGGCTACCGAGGTCATCCTCCTGACCGCCTATGGTAATATCCCGGATGGTGTGCAGGCCATGAAGCATGGCGCCTTTGATTATATCACCAAGGGTGATGATAATGACCGTATCCTCCCTTTGCTCAGCAGGGCCCTGGAAAAGATCCGCCTCCAACAGCGGGTAGCCAGGCTGGAACAGCAGGTGGATAAACGGTATGGCTTTTCGGCCATCCTGGGCCAGTCGCCCGTTATCAGAAATGCGGTTACCCTTGCACAAAAAGTAGCACCCGCAGATACCACCGTCCTCTTATTAGGCCCCACCGGCTCCGGTAAAGAAGTGTTTGCTCAGGCCATCCATTATGGCAGCAAAAGGGCCGATAAACCTTTTCTTCCCCTCAATTGCAGTGCCTTCAGCAAAGAGCTGCTGGAATCTGAACTTTTTGGACATAAGGCCGGCGCATTCACCAGTGCGGTAAAGGATAAGAAAGGATTGATAGAAGAAGCGCACACCGGCACCCTCTTCCTGGATGAAATAGGGGAGATGCCACTGGAACTGCAAAGTAAACTGCTGCGGGTCCTGGAAACAAATGAATTCATTAAAGTAGGGGATACCAGACCCACCCGCGTCAATGTACGGATCATTGCCGCCACCAACCGCAATCTCCAACAGGAAGCAGAACAGGGCAGGTTCCGGGAAGACCTGTTCTACCGCCTCAATGTATTTACCATCCCGCTCCCTGCACTGAAGGAGCGTCCCGAAGATATTCCCCTCCTGGCCGATTATTACCTGCAGGTATTTGCCCGAAAGGGCGACAGGCGGATTGACCGCCTAAGCCCTGCTTTTATTCAGGCCCTGCAGCGTCATTCCTGGAAAGGCAATGTGCGCGAACTCAAAAATGTTCTGGAAAGAGCTGTCCTGCTGGCCGCCGGCCCGGAACTACAGGTGGACGATCTGCCCCTGGAATTGCAAACTGCTTCCACAACGGCAGCGCCCGGCAGTACTGCCGCGCTTTCCGCCTTCTCCCTGGCCAGCATGGAGAAACTGCATATCCAGCGCGTACTCAATCATACCAACGGCAATAAGACCGAAGCGGCCAGGCTGCTGGAGATAGGGCTGACCACGTTATACAGGAAAGTAGAGGAATACGGTTTAGGGACGAAGGATTGA